A single window of Sphaerodactylus townsendi isolate TG3544 linkage group LG03, MPM_Stown_v2.3, whole genome shotgun sequence DNA harbors:
- the LOC125428036 gene encoding uncharacterized protein LOC125428036: MRRTSSWVLELSLSLSLFICGRAFQQPLPIQPPRASFAEGTTAVLQCRLERGHIQDYHVSWFRQTPGDPPAHLASIITRTGERNASGAAARDSCPSGTRVPMPYELQIQGQLDVEDKCCPLGFPKSTKLRDLSVVLKPGEPHPGIGRLGPCLSRIPPAMFSSPPYIMRRNPLQEPVRSRSLFDRCRPDKCDSSRISNAFSLAEGRFQAFRRIKWSLAGKATITEGVTPGQVILNNSSSSNASYSTTSLLTIPRVLLCDRASLKCWVHHYSSGSKAERSLELC; encoded by the exons ATGAGAAGAACAAGCTCTTGGGTTCTGGAGCTGTCCCTCTCCCTGAGCCTCTTCATCTGTG GCAGAGCgttccagcagcccctgccaatcCAGCCTCCACGGGCCTCCTTTGCTGAAGGGACTACGGCCGTCTTGCAGTGCCGCCTGGAGCGTGGCCACATCCAAGACTACCACGTCTCCTGGTTCCGGCAAACGCCAGGGGACCCGCCGGCTCACCTAGCCAGCATCATCACAAGGACGGGCGAACGGAACGCGTCGGGGGCTGCAGCGAGAGATTCGTGCCCGTCCGGGACGCGGGTGCCAATGCCCTACGAGCTGCAGATCCAGGGGCAATTAGACGTGGAGGACAAGTGCTGCCCACTGG GTTTTCCAAAATCCACAAAATTAAGGGATCTTTCAGTGGTCCTCAAGCCGGGTGAACCCCATCCTGGGATCGGAAGACTAGGGCCCTGCCTATCCCGTATCCCGCCAGCCATGTTCAGCTCTCCTCCCTACATCATG AGGAGAAATCCGCTACAGGAACCAGTGAGATCACGCTCTTTGTTCGATCGCTGCCGCCCAGACAAATGCGATTCTTCCAGGATCTCCAATGCTTTCAGCCTTGCTGAGGGACGGTTCCAGGCTTTCAGGAGGATAAAGTGGAGCCTGGCTGGGAAAGCCACCATCACAGAGGGCGTGACCCCTGGACAAGTCATCctgaacaacagcagcagcagcaatgcctCCTACAGCACCACCAGCCTCCTGACTATCCCCCGCGTCCTGCTTTGCGACAGAGCCTCTCTCAAGTGCTGGGTGCACCATTATTCTTCCGGCTCCAAAGCAGAGAGGAGTCTTGAGTTGTGCTAG